Proteins from one Plasmodium gaboni strain SY75 chromosome 4, whole genome shotgun sequence genomic window:
- a CDS encoding hypothetical protein (conserved Plasmodium protein, unknown function) — MDKNGEEILKLKKIATLLKKEYNKLKEENELLKKNNYQNKEEKYEHSEENYEQASEKCENLDENYEHQSGEKDDSFVENSLDKTKCIKNNEVLMSRLKNEMNRRIILEKNYKKLKEFTIILEEKYRNEKNVSKEKCKDMEDKLEECNKNLNKYKNENELLIGKIKEKDIIIYKLNKKIEEIRIYLKGDKNINLIENQIDEMIGYKLEIKKLKDNLEICKKTEEITIKERHQYKSMIMLCSQYKEKCKKIPTLESKIDILESEIKELQLYKIKDTENKQIVKELKDEILNYQIENNKLNEEINEWKNFSKLYINNNAIDIDNLKKTMNDIHNKYNQVNLKKTDLEVKYKKLSMDMQIQNNHLNDKILELKIMHNKNKHLEKKFEFIKMDYMYQIGKYKDKQKKNDNLKVSEKNENDKDRDNYRDNENYNDRDNYSDNNYKKENKVEQPNNDDYHNNDDSTLLQNYKFKYELIEKDNEEKEKLIQELNEKLEKYKNEYDQFILKQKNIELCSQELLLYEKEITYLKEEIENYKNKIVILQNDIIHVNNQWSDDNKKNEMSIKELKQVIKQIQLDTKININSSKNDIMNNITSDYIKSDNIKSDNIKIDNISSDNISSDNIKSDNISNNNISNNNISNNNVVYSNNSRYSNKYPDEGKRRPEFFNPYDKDLYNLLYTNFDDTKNMEHVELIMLKNENLYLKSKVEIIKLFYSNQIKTFREAFLYILGWDIQIEQSDEEIFFILTSLFSTHDGKFIFIKKKSNNEKQEEYKTKLLPTKRNINDIIQNDEHVVKKEKVNDNYELYDNPSDNPYSNNINDNKDQDKESDNKNHMDINKLNSNNFEEDLHFYEDIMDEKNEINTDKILQKTNIENTNINMSTIMKGSKYNLLLNGYYSIKWKENIEWKNYLNKINAYPILLSLSSIEEYNNIKSQYNNNLGKNFKGMLFKI, encoded by the coding sequence atggACAAAAACGGAGAAGAAATTCTTAAACTTAAAAAAATCGCTACTCTTCTTAAAAAAGAATACAACAAACTCAAAGAAGAAAACGAACTtctcaaaaaaaataactATCAAAATAAAGAAGAGAAATATGAACATTCAGAAGAAAATTATGAACAAGCTAGCGAAAAATGTGAGAATTTAGATGAAAATTATGAACACCAGTCAGGTGAAAAGGACGACTCTTTTGTTGAAAATAGCTTGGATAAAACgaaatgtataaaaaacaaTGAGGTTTTGATGAGTAGATTGAAGAATGAGATGAATAGAAGAATAATATTAGAAAAGAATTATAAGAAATTGAAAGAGTTTACTATAATattagaagaaaaatatcGAAATGAGAAAAATGTGAGCAAAGAAAAGTGTAAGGATATGGAGGATAAATTAGAAGAATGTAATAAgaatttaaataaatataaaaatgagAATGAGTTATTAATAGGTAAGATAAAAGAGAAggatataataatatataaattaaataaaaagatagAAGAAATAcgtatatatttaaaaggtgataagaatataaatttaatagAGAATCAGATAGATGAAATGATTGGATATAAattagaaataaaaaaattaaaagataatttAGAAATATGTAAAAAGACTGAAGAGATAACAATAAAAGAAAGACATCAATATAAGAGTATGATTATGTTATGTTCTCAATATAAAGAgaaatgtaaaaaaataccTACATTAGAAAGTAAAATAGATATTTTAGAAAGtgaaataaaagaattacaattatataaaataaaagatacagaaaataaacaaatagtaaaagaattaaaagatgaaatattaaattatcaaatcgaaaataataaattgaatgaagaaataaatgaatGGAAAAATTTctcaaaattatatataaataataatgcaatagatatagataatttaaaaaaaacaatgaatgatatacataataaatacaatcaagtgaatttaaaaaaaacagaTTTAGAAGTGaagtataaaaaattgtCTATGGATATGCAGATACAAAATAATCACTTgaatgataaaatattggaattaaaaattatgcacaataaaaataagcacctggaaaaaaaatttgaatTTATTAAGATGGATTATATGTATCAAATAGGTAAGTATAAGGAtaaacaaaagaaaaacgACAACTTGAAAGTGTCTGAAAAgaatgaaaatgataagGATAGAGATAATTATAGAgataatgaaaattataatgatagAGATAATTatagtgataataattataagaaGGAGAATAAAGTTGAACAACCTAACAATGATgattatcataataatgatgattCTACCTTGCTACAAAATTAcaaatttaaatatgaattaatcgaaaaagataatgaggaaaaagaaaaactAATACAAGAATTAAACgaaaaattagaaaaatataaaaacgAATATGATCAATTTATTTTGAAgcaaaaaaatatagaattATGTTCAcaagaattattattatatgaaaaagagataacatatttaaaggaagaaattgaaaattataaaaataaaatagtAATATTACAGAATGATATTATACATGTCAATAATCAATGGTctgatgataataaaaaaaatgaaatgtCAATAAAAGAGTTGAAACAAGTTATCAAGCAAATACAGCTAGAtacaaaaattaatataaatagtaGTAAGAATGACataatgaataatataacaagtgattatataaaaagtgataatataaaaagtgataatataaaaattgataatatatcaagtgataatatatcaagtgataatataaaaagtgacaatatatcaaataataatatatcaaataataatatatcaaataataatgttgTTTACTCTAATAATTCTAGatattcaaataaatatccAGATGAAGGAAAGAGAAGACCAGAATTTTTTAACCCATATGATAaagatttatataatcttttatatacaaaCTTTGATgatacaaaaaatatggaaCATGTAGAATTAATAATGTtgaaaaatgaaaatttatatttaaaatcAAAAGTAGAAATTatcaaattattttattctaatcaaataaaaacatttaGAGAAGCcttcttatatattttagGATGGGATATACAAATTGAACAAAGCGatgaagaaatatttttcatattaaCATCTCTGTTTTCTACACATGATGGgaaatttatttttataaaaaaaaaatctaaTAATGAAAAGCAAGAGGAATATAAAACTAAACTCTTGCCAACTAAGAGAAATATTAATGACATTATTCAGAATGACGAACATGTAgtaaaaaaagaaaaagtaaatgataattatgaaCTATATGATAATCCAAGTGACAATCcatattcaaataatataaatgataataaagatCAAGATAAAGAAAGTGACAACAAAAACCATATggatattaataaattaaattctaataattttgaagaagatttacatttttatgaagatattatggatgaaaaaaatgaaatcAATACAGATAAAATACTTcaaaaaacaaatatagaaaatacaaatattaatatgtcCACTATTATGAAGGGTTctaaatataatttattattaaatggATATTATAGTATTAAATGGaaagaaaatattgaaTGGAAGAATTATCTCAATAAAATTAATGCATATCCTATTTTGTTATCTCTATCATCTAtagaagaatataataatattaaatcacaatataataataatcttGGTAAAAACTTTAAAGGTATGTTATTcaaaatatga
- a CDS encoding hypothetical protein (conserved Plasmodium protein, unknown function) has product MEKNTFAQNIYFKGFNDRKKNYLNVEEKKNLYDYNNNIKELSKNITPIKNSKEEENTYNIRVVNNMNSANNTISYDSLKNMNNKNNYINNLSNHLNFNSMNGAYGNNNINNMNNNMNNMNNMNNMNNMNNNNNINMNNMNNMNNINNNNISNSNNLNDNSFKMNQNSLCNNMNEGKLYSNIFQDNKNTDKNFERTNFYMNSFNKNRNINIHKNEFIGSNVNNDNVMINTNQQNGNFLNKNIDNINNNNNNNNNNNNMPSMNSIKNNLNNFINSSSILINKNVLSKNISLNHFCDNNMDPMKKKNTSDILNNNNNVNNNVNNNSNNNINNSSNNNNNIVNSLNNQNVLLKNFNTSGSNLLHNKNFNQLNYMNNMNSYNNMPINIDNSNMLNNKNMGTKILNMSTNINGSVERSNISTYNNQNNILSSKLVHQVPSSTIDINHRSMSKCSNINVNSVNNVNSVNNMNNVNNVNNVNSLNNVNNMNNINNNSNSQYLISLNCKNNSNSVLENTMKGMDDILNFDHVNDKTVLNNEYGSNTIIGDVIPKGNSMSLFNNSVHFLRKKVANTNHVDSMNNMNNMNNYNSLNLLNNEKEGMRKGFISELKNEMVIENNKNIVDVNILSTKVNHNNISTDNYANILKNLCTPIKNKKVENVCEYIDDTMRDNMDMNDKNDEMHYENIKPNNHNNINHNNNSLLSAMHNNSGKENILVNDSMSRDIYKSGNFKKDNILNNNISNNDNDIFKNNLISYNQNNNINSNNINSNNNNNNNNNNNNVDVYLNQESGTCHNHNNNNIYEIKKLNLFAERKKKGDKEINNENKINKMKKSKTKVFFYINPKYIIEPLKRKIYQNMSIYIENLISEIKSIENKDRADILTDLHNTSWFCMIFDFDGISKLLNVFNKYLIYSDALIIPDILLYNKTEGTRDHINISNNNNGNTNIQNIHDNSSDHNNMLSSISQDNESFLNNMDYFFQKTDTLDLLHKKIFEYENNIIESVEKYNYLKELCNSLKKQVIMKKKKLLLLIEKAKLLNFTYKNEDLQMLLDIEKKCQLQNGFQMSGNNMSGNNVNSNNMNDNNMNDINMNDNNLNDNNMNDNNLNDNNNNSALLLNNEYYNIFKKINEGLKYLKKYSSIILSNQDMQDHIKNEEDIQNFYESSISTEDHSCDHNINDEMRKLEQEHMEQQLQQGNKQNQEDNKYQDGVSNVYISTNKNKRKSVHYKQSDYVKMQGIGDEINNKETNKKRKTVKQIKNIKWEKENNEEWVDEFLEDF; this is encoded by the coding sequence atggaaaaaaaCACATTTGCAcagaatatatatttcaaagGGTTTAATGATAGAAAgaagaattatttaaacgttgaagagaaaaaaaatttatatgattataataataacattaaagaattatcaaaaaatataacacctataaaaaattctaaagaagaagaaaatacttataatataagagtagtaaataatatgaactCAGCAAATAATACAATATCTTATGActctttaaaaaatatgaataataaaaataattatataaataatttatcaaaccatttaaattttaatagTATGAATGGAGCATatggaaataataatattaacaatatgaacaacaatatgaataatatgaacaatatgaataatatgaacaatatgaataataataataatatcaatatgaataatatgaataatatgaataatataaataataataatattagtAATAGTAACAATTTGAATGATAACTCTTTTAAGATGAATCAGAACTCCTTATGTAATAACATGAATGAAGGCAaattatattcaaatatttttcaagataataagaatacagataaaaattttgaaagaacgaatttttatatgaactcatttaataagaatagaaatataaatatacataagAATGAATTTATTGGTTCTAATGTAAACAATGATAATGTTATGATTAATACAAATCAACAGAATGgtaattttttaaataaaaatatagataatattaataataataataataataataataataataataatatgcCTTCGATGAATAGTATCAAAAATAATCTAAACAATTTTATAAACAGCTCAAGTATtttaataaacaaaaatgtGTTAAGTAAAAATATCTCACTTAATCATTTttgtgataataatatggatcctatgaaaaaaaaaaacacaagcgatattttaaacaacaacaataatgTCAACAATAATGTCAACAATAATAGTAACAATAATATCAACAATAGTAGtaacaataataacaatattgTGAACAGTTTGAATAATcaaaatgttttattaaaaaattttaacACCAGTGGTAGTAATCTcttacataataaaaatttcaatcaattaaattatatgaataatatgaactcatataataatatgcccataaatattgataatTCAAATATGTTGAATAATAAGAACATGGGAActaaaattttaaatatgtctacaaatataaatggaTCAGTCGAAAGGTCAAATATTTCTACATACAAcaatcaaaataatatattaagtAGTAAGTTGGTGCATCAGGTTCCTTCTTCGACCATTGATATTAATCATAGAAGCATGTCCAAATGTAGCAACATCAATGTGAATAGTGTGAATAATGTGAATAGtgtgaataatatgaataatgtGAATAATGTGAATAATGTAAATAGTTTGAATAAtgtgaataatatgaataatattaataataatagtaatagtCAATATTTGATTAGTTTAAATTGTAAGAATAACTCCAACAGTGTTCTAGAAAACACTATGAAAGGCATGgatgatatattaaactTTGATCATGTAAATGATAAAACAGTTTTAAATAACGAATATGGAAGTAATACAATCATAGGAGATGTAATACCTAAGGGTAATTCTATGAGTTTGTTTAATAATAgtgttcattttttaagaaaGAAAGTTGCCAATACGAATCATGTTGATAgtatgaataatatgaataatatgaataattataattcGTTAAACCTTTTAAACAATGAAAAGGAAGGAATGAGAAAGGGTTTTATATcagaattaaaaaatgagaTGGTTATAgagaataataaaaatatagttgatgttaatatattgaGCACTAAGGTAAATCATAACAATATAAGTACAGATAATTATgcaaatatattaaaaaatttatgtACTCCTATTAAGAATAAGAAAGTGGAAAATGTGTGTGAATATATAGATGACACGATGAGAGACAATATGGATATGAATGATAAGAATGATGAAATGCACTATGAAAATATCAAACCAAACAATcacaataatattaatcataataataatagcTTGCTAAGTGCTATGCATAATAATAGTggaaaagaaaatatacTTGTAAATGATAGTATGTCGCgtgatatatataagagtggcaattttaaaaaagataatatattaaacaataatataagtaataatgataatgatatCTTTAAGAATAATCTTATATCATACAACcaaaacaataatattaatagtaataatattaatagtaataataataataataataataataataataacaatgttgatgtatatttaaatcAAGAAAGTGGTACGTGCcataatcataataataataacatttatgaaataaaaaaattaaatttatttgcagaaagaaaaaagaaaggagataaagaaataaataatgaaaataaaataaataaaatgaaaaagtCTAAAACTAAAgtattcttttatataaatcctaaatatattatagaacctttgaaaagaaaaatatatcagaatatgtctatatatattgaaaattTAATTAGTGAAATTAAATCaatagaaaataaagataGAGCAGATATATTAACAGATTTACATAATACATCTTGGTTCTGTATGATATTTGATTTTGATGGTATTAgtaaattattaaatgtatttaataaatatttaatatattctgATGCTTTAATTATACctgatatattattatataataaaacagAAGGAACAAGAgatcatataaatatatcaaataataataatggaAATActaatatacaaaatattcATGATAATTCATCtgatcataataatatgttatcAAGTATTTCTCAAGATAATGaatcttttttaaataatatggattatttttttcagAAAACAGATACATTAGATCtattacataaaaaaatctttgaatatgaaaataatatcattGAAAGTGTAgagaaatataattatttaaaagaattatgtaactctttaaaaaaacaagttattatgaaaaaaaaaaaattattattattaatagaAAAAGCAAAACTTTTAAATTTTACATACAAAAATGAAGATCTACAAATGCTTTTagatatagaaaaaaaatgcCAACTACAAAATGGATTCCAAATGAGTGGTAATAATATGAGTGGTAATAATGTGAATAGTAACaatatgaatgataatAACATGAATGATATTAACATGAATGATAATAACTTGAATGATAATAACATGAATGATAATAACTtgaatgataataataataattctgCCCTTTTGTTGAATAAcgaatattataatatctttaaaaaaattaacgAGGGcttaaaatatttaaaaaaatattcaagTATCATTTTATCAAACCAAGATATGCAGgatcatataaaaaatgaagagGACATCCAAAATTTTTATGAGTCCTCCATTTCGACAGAAGACCATAGTTGTgatcataatattaatgatgaAATGAGAAAACTCGAACAAGAACATATGGAGCAACAACTTCAACAAGGAAATAAACAGAACCaagaagataataaatatcAAGATGGTGTGAGTAATGTCTATATAtcaacaaataaaaataaaagaaaaagtGTTCATTATAAGCAAAGTGACTATGTAAAAATGCAAGGTATAGGagatgaaataaataataaagaaacaaataaaaaaagaaaaacagtcaaacaaataaaaaatataaagtgggaaaaagaaaataatgaagaatGGGTGGATGAGTTTTTAGAAGATTTTTAG